One window of the Nocardia huaxiensis genome contains the following:
- a CDS encoding MlaD family protein, translating to MGVFQDHSGRAAKPWALRLRGLVLAIVIVVVTMLVSSYARGGFADRFALTVDAATLGEGLAPGAEVKFRGFAIGTVKAVDTVGYGHQRIELEIDRKQAGALTDDVTARFTSSNVFGSSAIELVAGDGGEPLREGAVLQIGENATNATVAGVFRRAARLTQVLDSATVHRLFDLMLDNADSLGPVLQSFFETARLLADGQQAPLAHYLTIGKDMTGALADLTPSAGRAILAVLEQAAYFGDPDNRARTNKATDGVDQTVLVGISDLLQTNNPDLEALLSTVLDLAVPISASIGTVAPAYNRVPNLLRAMDGAFPVVDGRVQLQLELIAKTMPYLADSLNADSRNGGTR from the coding sequence ATGGGCGTCTTTCAGGATCATTCCGGGCGCGCCGCCAAACCGTGGGCGCTGCGCCTGCGCGGCCTCGTTCTCGCGATCGTCATCGTCGTCGTGACGATGCTCGTAAGTTCCTACGCACGTGGCGGTTTCGCCGACAGGTTCGCCTTGACCGTCGACGCCGCCACGCTCGGTGAGGGTCTCGCGCCGGGCGCGGAGGTGAAGTTCCGCGGCTTCGCCATCGGCACGGTGAAGGCGGTGGACACCGTCGGCTACGGCCATCAGCGCATCGAATTGGAGATCGACCGCAAGCAGGCCGGCGCGCTCACCGACGACGTGACCGCGCGCTTCACCTCGTCCAATGTCTTCGGTTCCAGCGCAATCGAATTGGTGGCCGGTGACGGCGGCGAACCGCTGCGCGAGGGCGCGGTGCTGCAGATCGGCGAGAACGCCACCAATGCCACCGTCGCCGGAGTCTTCCGGCGTGCGGCCCGGCTCACCCAGGTGCTCGACTCCGCGACCGTGCACCGGCTGTTCGATCTCATGCTCGACAATGCCGACAGTCTCGGCCCGGTGCTGCAGTCGTTCTTCGAGACGGCGCGCCTGCTCGCCGACGGTCAGCAGGCGCCGCTGGCGCACTATCTGACCATCGGCAAGGACATGACCGGCGCACTCGCCGACCTCACGCCGTCGGCGGGCCGCGCCATTCTCGCGGTGCTCGAACAGGCCGCCTACTTCGGCGACCCCGACAATCGGGCTCGCACCAACAAGGCCACCGACGGCGTGGATCAGACTGTGCTGGTCGGCATTTCGGACCTGCTGCAGACGAACAACCCGGATCTGGAGGCCCTGCTCAGCACGGTGCTGGATCTCGCGGTGCCGATCAGCGCCTCCATCGGCACGGTCGCCCCGGCCTACAACCGGGTCCCGAACCTGCTGCGCGCCATGGACGGCGCCTTCCCGGTGGTGGACGGCCGCGTGCAGCTGCAATTGGAGCTGATCGCGAAAACCATGCCGTACCTTGCCGATTCACTGAATGCCGATTCGCGGAACGGGGGTACGCGATGA
- a CDS encoding MlaD family protein, which produces MNDIGKAAAKLVVFLLVVGACSVFIVTALRTPIPGEKVTYDAVFTDVSGLFPGDSVRMSGVAVGKVEAVSLDGTQARVHFTVDQSRPVYDNTKAAVRYQNLIGQRYVELLTDGPSGTKLAVGSTIPVDRTIPSFDVSKLFNGFKPMFETLDPAQLNQFGDNLLRVLQGDGAGIGPVLADLDSLTKNARSSEAVIVLLIRNLGLVSAEIGGKSQAVGDLVRQLSAILSQFTTKTQTILTAIDNANAALVPLIPILEQGQAAYDQAYGPVDGLLRRLVPQTDQLTDLLALTPQLVTGLNQAVPGDGVRPRITCSNGEAAVPAVAAAILANQNLVVCK; this is translated from the coding sequence ATGAACGACATCGGCAAAGCCGCAGCCAAACTGGTGGTCTTCCTGCTCGTCGTGGGCGCCTGCTCGGTCTTCATCGTGACCGCGCTGCGCACCCCGATTCCCGGCGAGAAGGTCACCTACGACGCCGTGTTCACCGACGTCTCCGGCCTGTTCCCGGGTGACTCGGTGCGGATGTCCGGCGTCGCCGTGGGCAAGGTGGAAGCGGTGTCGCTGGACGGCACCCAGGCTCGCGTGCACTTCACCGTGGACCAGAGCCGCCCCGTCTACGACAACACCAAAGCCGCTGTGCGCTACCAGAACCTGATCGGCCAGCGCTACGTGGAACTGCTCACCGACGGGCCGAGTGGCACGAAACTCGCTGTCGGCTCGACCATTCCGGTGGATCGGACCATCCCCAGCTTCGATGTGTCCAAGCTGTTCAACGGTTTCAAACCCATGTTCGAAACCCTGGATCCGGCCCAGCTCAATCAGTTCGGCGACAATCTGCTGCGCGTGCTGCAGGGCGACGGTGCCGGTATCGGCCCGGTGCTGGCGGATCTGGACTCGCTCACCAAGAACGCTCGCAGCAGTGAAGCGGTCATCGTGCTGCTGATCCGCAACCTCGGCCTGGTGTCGGCGGAGATCGGTGGAAAGTCCCAGGCGGTGGGCGATCTGGTGCGGCAGCTCTCGGCGATCCTGAGCCAGTTCACCACCAAAACGCAGACCATCCTGACCGCCATCGACAATGCGAATGCGGCGCTCGTTCCGCTCATTCCGATTCTGGAGCAGGGGCAGGCCGCCTACGACCAGGCCTACGGTCCGGTGGACGGCCTGCTGCGCCGGCTGGTGCCGCAGACCGATCAGCTCACCGATCTGCTCGCGCTGACCCCGCAGCTCGTCACCGGCCTCAATCAGGCGGTGCCGGGAGACGGTGTGCGGCCGCGCATTACATGCTCCAACGGGGAGGCGGCCGTGCCCGCCGTCGCTGCCGCGATCCTCGCCAACCAGAACCTGGTGGTGTGCAAATGA
- a CDS encoding MlaD family protein: MTGLIQYFGALIREILTGRGDRPKQLRWGIAGVTVCAVALLAAGTLYVIPFGQRTYVADFKISGGAHPGDEVRVAGINVGKVRSVDLVGDHVEIAFTVNRDVHVGDRSAVEIKMLTPIGGHYLALSPAGDKALGEGHIPPERTTTPFELSDILDRGTPVFGQVDGTTLRDTFGELNSALAGQPDALRNVIGNANELTGLLSQRTQQLDTALQVSDEYIAAVATDKAMLTDFVRQLGAVADQLGNRKDDIISVFNLVKRLLLVLHRPIMAYGDNVEPTVTQFEQLFSKAFEDPSRIDTVINGLRDVITKLNGLVGTDVQVADPAAGVQLCIPYEGKAC; this comes from the coding sequence ATGACGGGACTGATCCAGTATTTCGGCGCGCTCATCCGTGAAATCCTCACGGGGCGCGGCGACCGGCCCAAGCAATTGCGCTGGGGCATAGCGGGTGTCACGGTGTGCGCGGTCGCGCTGCTGGCGGCCGGGACACTGTATGTGATCCCGTTCGGGCAGCGCACCTACGTGGCCGACTTCAAGATCTCCGGCGGTGCGCATCCCGGTGACGAGGTCCGGGTGGCCGGTATCAATGTCGGCAAGGTCCGCTCGGTGGACCTGGTGGGCGATCACGTGGAGATCGCCTTCACGGTGAATCGCGATGTGCACGTGGGTGATCGGTCCGCGGTGGAGATCAAGATGCTCACCCCCATCGGCGGGCACTACCTGGCGTTGAGCCCGGCCGGTGACAAGGCGCTGGGGGAGGGCCACATTCCGCCGGAGCGCACCACCACGCCCTTCGAGCTGAGCGACATTCTCGACCGCGGCACACCGGTGTTCGGTCAGGTGGACGGCACCACCCTGCGTGACACCTTCGGTGAACTGAATTCCGCCCTGGCAGGCCAGCCGGACGCGCTGCGCAATGTGATCGGCAATGCCAATGAGCTGACGGGCCTGCTCTCGCAGCGCACCCAGCAACTCGACACCGCACTACAGGTGTCGGACGAATACATTGCCGCCGTCGCCACCGACAAGGCCATGCTGACCGATTTCGTCCGGCAGCTCGGCGCGGTCGCCGATCAGCTGGGCAATCGCAAGGACGACATCATCTCGGTGTTCAACCTGGTGAAACGGCTGCTGCTGGTGCTGCACCGGCCGATCATGGCCTACGGCGACAATGTCGAGCCGACCGTCACGCAATTCGAGCAGCTGTTCTCGAAGGCATTCGAGGATCCGAGCCGGATCGACACCGTGATCAACGGCCTGCGCGATGTCATCACCAAGCTGAACGGGTTGGTGGGCACCGACGTGCAGGTCGCGGACCCGGCCGCCGGCGTGCAGCTCTGCATCCCCTATGAAGGCAAGGCGTGCTGA
- a CDS encoding MCE family protein, protein MLSNGKPWRKAALAAGVTAAVVATGVAGVTWANSASAADQQVCAEFKDTVGLYEGNSVTMLGVDIGTVSKIEALGDRMRVTMSIASKYTLPADVTAVTMSSSIVTDRHVELANPYTGGDRFDTAKCIPLERTKTPIGISEALDAMGVLAEDLTVGGGANGQPDLLLDSTLTAANQAMSGTGQQFNQLLQRLSAVVGDPSQRDVVFRRLVDNLDQLTTMFVSNWPDMQLVLDNLRVGLQLIGEFSMEFAGAVDIAVEFLPVIARNAGKYDQRVFELLDQILPQAKQVLETHQGSISDLLAQLPPLVNQLPQGGAR, encoded by the coding sequence ATGCTGAGTAATGGAAAACCGTGGCGAAAAGCCGCACTGGCCGCCGGCGTCACCGCAGCGGTGGTCGCCACCGGCGTGGCAGGCGTCACCTGGGCGAATTCCGCCAGTGCGGCCGACCAACAGGTCTGCGCCGAATTCAAGGACACCGTGGGCCTCTACGAGGGCAACAGCGTCACCATGCTCGGCGTCGATATCGGCACCGTCTCCAAAATCGAAGCCCTCGGTGACCGCATGCGCGTCACCATGAGCATCGCGAGCAAATACACGCTGCCCGCCGACGTCACCGCCGTCACCATGTCCAGCTCCATCGTGACCGACCGGCATGTGGAATTGGCCAACCCCTACACCGGCGGCGATCGTTTCGACACCGCGAAATGCATTCCGCTGGAACGCACCAAGACGCCGATCGGCATCAGCGAGGCGCTCGACGCCATGGGTGTGCTGGCCGAGGATCTGACCGTCGGCGGCGGCGCGAACGGTCAGCCCGACCTGCTGCTGGACAGCACGCTCACCGCGGCCAACCAGGCCATGAGCGGCACCGGACAGCAGTTCAACCAACTGCTGCAACGACTTTCGGCGGTGGTCGGCGACCCGTCGCAGCGGGATGTGGTGTTCCGGCGGCTGGTGGACAATCTCGACCAGCTGACCACCATGTTCGTGAGCAATTGGCCGGATATGCAGCTGGTGCTGGACAATCTGCGCGTCGGACTGCAGTTGATCGGTGAATTCTCCATGGAGTTCGCCGGCGCGGTCGATATCGCGGTGGAGTTCCTGCCGGTGATCGCCCGCAATGCCGGGAAATACGACCAGCGGGTATTCGAACTGCTGGATCAGATACTGCCGCAGGCGAAACAGGTGCTCGAAACACATCAGGGTTCCATCAGCGACCTGCTCGCCCAGCTGCCGCCGCTGGTGAACCAGCTCCCGCAGGGTGGTGCGCGATGA
- a CDS encoding MlaD family protein, whose amino-acid sequence MTRVRKRRLAKLIPTIGAVALLASGCGLKATDIPIPGTYISGDTYTVRIEFGSVLNLPDKAKVIADGVEIGMLERIDLYGNTAVATVQLRQDAKLPKTTTAELRQSTILGDIHIALEAPKKSETGFLVDGDVIPVSQTVPATNVEDILRALSNIITGGRWADVQQLVVDINSAFPADPAELDRINAAGRAALSDMASHSDELNAILASAQQITGKLESGRAAMDTILTVGPDRAAGLSDVLFNVVKLIISGGGLARNAADLLVPHVGDFQTIVSVLAPTAVTVGYADITLAENLETFRTLLREKLIPFLTAPDVRVQRVSADIQADQLITTLRSIGMVP is encoded by the coding sequence ATGACACGAGTGCGTAAACGCCGCCTCGCCAAGCTGATTCCCACGATCGGCGCCGTAGCGCTGCTGGCCAGTGGCTGTGGGCTCAAGGCCACCGATATCCCGATTCCCGGCACCTACATCAGCGGTGACACCTACACGGTGCGCATCGAATTCGGTTCGGTGCTGAACCTGCCCGACAAGGCCAAGGTCATCGCCGACGGCGTGGAAATCGGCATGCTCGAGCGGATCGACCTGTACGGCAATACCGCCGTGGCCACGGTCCAGCTGCGTCAGGATGCCAAGCTGCCCAAGACCACCACGGCGGAATTGCGGCAGAGCACCATCCTCGGCGACATTCACATCGCCCTCGAAGCGCCCAAGAAGTCCGAGACCGGATTCCTGGTCGACGGGGACGTGATCCCGGTGTCGCAGACCGTGCCCGCCACCAATGTGGAGGACATTCTGCGGGCGCTGTCGAATATCATCACCGGTGGCCGCTGGGCCGATGTGCAACAGCTGGTGGTGGACATCAATTCGGCGTTCCCCGCCGATCCGGCCGAACTGGATCGGATCAATGCCGCCGGGCGCGCCGCGCTCAGCGACATGGCCTCGCACAGCGATGAGCTGAACGCCATTCTGGCTTCGGCGCAACAGATCACGGGCAAACTGGAATCCGGTCGCGCCGCCATGGACACCATCCTCACCGTCGGTCCGGACCGGGCCGCGGGTCTGTCGGATGTGCTCTTCAATGTGGTGAAGCTGATCATCAGCGGCGGCGGGCTGGCCCGCAATGCCGCTGATCTGCTGGTGCCGCATGTCGGTGACTTCCAGACCATCGTGTCGGTGCTCGCGCCGACCGCGGTCACCGTCGGCTATGCCGACATCACCCTGGCCGAGAATCTGGAAACCTTCCGGACCCTGTTGCGGGAGAAGCTGATTCCGTTCCTCACCGCACCGGATGTGCGGGTGCAGCGGGTCAGCGCCGACATCCAGGCCGATCAGCTCATCACCACACTGCGCTCGATTGGGATGGTGCCATGA
- a CDS encoding MlaD family protein, whose translation MKLSLSGPVSLALLAVMTLLCSTYMAVGVLNLDPRRETNTVTVLLDSSGGLMKTSEVTLRGLPIGKVREVSATVRGLAVKVEYDAKYRIPLDSPVQIANLSAAGEQFLDFRPEGTAGPYLSNGSIVPQRQVRTATTVGDALAKLDALTAQLDPAKLAQLAGTVAEGFEGRDADIANLTQALIGTANLLRDKRDAIARLYSNVQNLGDRFNGRAPALSAAATDIDTGLPELLHIIAAFQNYSTVGEFMFDDPIGPLVEKIDSYIQLLGPDLGHIATALKPSTSVIKPLRVDAGSIVDLLATVFPGDGTAHIGVELPQPQPQPR comes from the coding sequence ATGAAACTCTCACTGTCCGGACCGGTTTCGCTGGCGCTGCTGGCGGTGATGACGCTGCTGTGCAGCACCTACATGGCCGTCGGCGTGCTCAACCTGGACCCGCGTCGCGAAACCAATACCGTCACCGTGCTTTTGGACAGCTCGGGCGGGCTCATGAAGACCTCCGAGGTGACCTTGCGCGGCCTGCCCATCGGCAAGGTGCGTGAGGTCAGCGCCACCGTGCGCGGGCTGGCGGTCAAGGTGGAGTACGACGCCAAATACCGTATCCCCCTGGACAGTCCGGTGCAGATCGCCAATCTGTCCGCGGCGGGGGAGCAGTTCCTCGATTTCCGTCCCGAGGGCACCGCGGGCCCGTACCTGAGCAATGGCAGCATCGTGCCGCAGCGTCAGGTCCGCACCGCCACCACCGTCGGTGACGCCCTCGCAAAGCTGGATGCGCTGACCGCGCAACTGGATCCGGCGAAACTGGCGCAACTCGCGGGCACCGTCGCCGAGGGTTTCGAGGGCCGTGACGCCGATATCGCCAACCTGACCCAGGCCCTGATCGGCACCGCGAATCTGTTGCGGGACAAGCGCGATGCCATCGCCCGCCTGTACTCCAATGTGCAGAACCTGGGTGACCGCTTCAACGGCCGCGCCCCCGCCCTGAGCGCCGCCGCCACCGATATCGACACCGGGTTGCCGGAGCTGCTGCACATCATCGCGGCCTTCCAGAACTACTCCACGGTGGGCGAATTCATGTTCGACGATCCCATCGGCCCCCTGGTCGAAAAGATCGACTCCTATATCCAGCTGCTCGGCCCGGACCTGGGGCACATCGCCACCGCCCTGAAGCCCTCGACCAGCGTGATCAAACCCTTGCGCGTGGACGCCGGCTCGATCGTCGACCTGCTCGCCACCGTTTTCCCCGGCGACGGCACCGCCCACATCGGCGTAGAGCTGCCCCAGCCGCAACCACAACCGCGATAG
- a CDS encoding TetR/AcrR family transcriptional regulator: MEAAYEVFTAKGYASATISDVAAKAGIGQGTVYRYFGSKREIVDHVIDFGIEKIIDAVDLSTLAGDTDSAEALVDALRAIVGRLYDLVDREPQVLRLLLVEAGAIDAELAERLIGLEGFAASVLAAELARGVRAGWIRPELDPEVIAHTILTLVWPWILRELHGGGSPQAREHSTEGVLRILEKVLHMRSAS, encoded by the coding sequence ATCGAAGCCGCCTACGAGGTCTTCACCGCCAAAGGCTATGCGAGCGCCACGATCTCGGACGTGGCGGCCAAGGCCGGCATAGGCCAGGGCACCGTCTACCGCTACTTCGGCAGCAAACGCGAAATCGTCGACCACGTCATAGATTTCGGCATCGAGAAGATCATCGATGCTGTGGACCTGTCCACCCTGGCAGGCGACACCGACAGTGCCGAAGCTTTGGTGGACGCCCTCCGCGCCATAGTCGGCCGCCTCTACGACCTGGTGGACCGGGAACCTCAGGTCCTGCGCCTGCTCCTGGTGGAAGCCGGCGCCATCGACGCCGAACTGGCCGAAAGATTGATCGGCCTGGAAGGTTTCGCCGCCTCGGTCCTCGCCGCGGAACTCGCCCGCGGCGTCCGCGCCGGCTGGATCCGCCCCGAACTCGACCCGGAGGTGATAGCCCACACCATCCTGACCTTGGTTTGGCCCTGGATCCTGCGCGAACTGCACGGCGGCGGCAGCCCGCAGGCCCGTGAACACAGCACCGAAGGTGTGCTGCGCATACTCGAGAAGGTCCTGCACATGCGGAGCGCATCATGA
- a CDS encoding TetR/AcrR family transcriptional regulator, translated as MSGADTQAGRATRRAARAEQRRTALVLAAYDLVITRGFRTIGVDDIAAAAQVSHGTFYNYFENKRDILDAVIDHCFDLLRDYLLGPEGDDLPESLDEFCARYSRVIDRSFHLVDTEPGLVNFFLLEASSIDARVIDRCLLNARRYGEEAVAKVSYGIDRGYLDSSLDVDIAGEVLLSVLVSALLAALRGSSEGMTRDRVRAQLITFLATALGAES; from the coding sequence ATGAGCGGTGCTGACACACAAGCGGGGCGCGCCACCCGCCGGGCGGCGCGCGCAGAGCAGCGGCGGACCGCGCTGGTGCTGGCGGCCTACGATCTGGTCATCACTCGTGGCTTTCGCACCATCGGGGTCGACGACATCGCCGCTGCGGCGCAGGTCAGTCATGGCACGTTCTACAACTACTTCGAGAACAAGCGGGACATTCTCGACGCCGTCATCGACCACTGCTTCGATCTGCTGCGGGACTACCTGCTCGGGCCGGAGGGCGACGATCTCCCCGAATCCCTGGACGAGTTCTGCGCTCGGTACTCCCGTGTCATCGACCGCTCCTTCCACCTGGTCGACACCGAACCAGGTTTGGTGAATTTCTTTCTGCTGGAAGCCTCTTCGATCGATGCCCGGGTCATCGACCGCTGTCTGCTCAATGCCCGCCGCTATGGCGAGGAAGCCGTGGCCAAGGTCTCGTACGGCATAGACCGCGGCTACCTCGATTCCAGTCTGGATGTCGATATCGCCGGTGAGGTCCTGCTGTCGGTGCTCGTCTCGGCGCTGCTCGCCGCATTGCGCGGCAGCTCGGAGGGCATGACCCGCGACCGCGTCCGAGCCCAGCTCATCACCTTCCTGGCGACCGCGCTGGGCGCGGAGTCATGA
- a CDS encoding methionine--tRNA ligase, whose translation MNIYVTTTLPYVNAKPHLGFALELVQADVLARHHRGRGAQVRLQCGTDDNSLKNVLAAEAAGLEVREFVDANASAFTALSGPLSISVDDVIHTSRDPRHRVGVERFWRAAAAAGDLYRKHYEGLYCVGCEQFYTAGELTEGLCPDHGIEPQRVAEQNWFFRLSRYAQQLREAIGTGAVRIDPIERRNEVLAFLDAGLADISISRSAARARGWGIPVPGDPDQVVYVWWDALGNYLTALDYGTDGPALQRWWTAADQRIHLVGKGVLRFHAVYWLAILLSAGQPLPTRILVHDYITVDGRKISKSSGVSVDPVELVDAYGTDAVRWWLLREPPRVGDADFTIARLVHRADDELANGIGNLVNRTVGAIHRYRQGRPPRTEQAAPQADALRDAIRRADDRIVSALAAYDFRAATAAVCAIADEANRYINEIRPWELAAAEGAGDASAEAALDAVLGTLLDACKALGDQLRQFLPDLAGRIAASCTVHDGRLPAATPVQPRHRS comes from the coding sequence ATGAACATCTACGTCACCACCACACTCCCCTACGTGAATGCCAAGCCGCACTTGGGATTCGCGCTCGAACTCGTCCAAGCCGACGTGCTGGCGCGACATCATCGCGGGCGCGGCGCGCAGGTGCGATTGCAGTGCGGCACGGACGACAATTCGCTCAAGAACGTGCTCGCGGCCGAGGCTGCGGGCCTCGAGGTGCGAGAGTTCGTGGACGCCAACGCTTCCGCGTTCACGGCATTGAGCGGGCCGCTGTCGATCTCGGTCGACGATGTGATTCACACCAGCCGCGATCCCCGGCATCGGGTCGGAGTCGAGAGGTTCTGGCGGGCGGCTGCCGCCGCCGGGGATCTGTATCGCAAACATTATGAGGGGCTGTATTGCGTTGGGTGCGAACAGTTCTACACGGCCGGGGAACTGACCGAGGGGCTGTGCCCGGATCACGGCATCGAGCCGCAGCGGGTGGCGGAGCAGAACTGGTTCTTCCGGCTGTCACGATATGCGCAGCAGTTGCGGGAGGCGATCGGCACCGGCGCGGTTCGGATCGACCCGATCGAACGGCGGAATGAGGTGCTCGCCTTCCTCGATGCCGGGCTGGCGGATATCTCGATTTCCAGATCCGCCGCGCGGGCGCGGGGCTGGGGCATACCGGTTCCCGGGGATCCGGATCAGGTGGTGTACGTGTGGTGGGATGCGCTCGGCAACTACCTGACCGCCCTCGACTACGGGACCGACGGCCCGGCCCTGCAACGCTGGTGGACTGCGGCGGATCAGCGAATTCATCTGGTGGGCAAGGGTGTTCTGCGATTCCACGCGGTGTACTGGCTCGCGATTCTGCTCTCCGCGGGACAGCCGCTGCCGACCCGGATTCTGGTACACGACTACATCACGGTCGATGGCCGCAAGATCAGCAAGTCGTCAGGGGTCAGCGTCGATCCGGTCGAGTTGGTGGATGCCTACGGCACCGACGCGGTGCGCTGGTGGCTGTTACGCGAGCCGCCCAGAGTAGGCGACGCCGACTTCACGATTGCCCGGCTCGTACATCGCGCCGATGACGAATTGGCCAATGGCATAGGCAATCTCGTGAATCGCACGGTCGGGGCGATTCACCGGTACCGGCAGGGCAGGCCGCCGCGCACCGAACAGGCTGCGCCACAGGCGGATGCATTGCGAGACGCCATCCGGCGGGCGGACGATCGCATCGTATCCGCGCTTGCCGCATACGATTTCCGCGCGGCGACAGCGGCGGTGTGCGCTATTGCCGACGAGGCCAATCGGTACATCAACGAGATTCGGCCGTGGGAGCTGGCCGCCGCCGAGGGCGCGGGCGACGCGAGCGCGGAGGCTGCGCTGGATGCGGTACTGGGCACGCTGCTGGACGCGTGCAAGGCCCTCGGCGATCAGCTCCGGCAGTTTCTGCCTGATCTGGCCGGGCGGATTGCCGCGAGCTGCACCGTTCACGACGGCAGGCTGCCGGCCGCGACGCCGGTGCAGCCGCGACACCGCTCATGA
- a CDS encoding TIGR03557 family F420-dependent LLM class oxidoreductase: MTRFGYTLMTEQSGPRELVRYAMAAEEAGFDFAVISDHYSPWLREQGHAPNAWVTLGAVASATRRMGLMTFVTCPTMRYHPVVVAQQAATLQILADGRFTLGLGSGENLNEHVVGQRWPGVRERHERLAEATEIIRALFGGETVTRHGKWFQVDTAKLWDLPEAPVPLAIAVSGERSVEQFAPLADEMVSNAPTGEIIEAWHGVRARELGVAEPCRVTGQVPICWDPDRDTAIRRAHEQFRWSAGGWEVNTDLPTPAAFDAAAQFVRPEDVAGHIPCGPDLDAIVEAVQPYRKAGFTDIAVVQVGDEHQEEFLAKTAVQLLAKLRDADVRPV, from the coding sequence GTGACCAGGTTCGGGTACACGTTGATGACCGAGCAGAGCGGGCCGCGGGAATTGGTGCGGTATGCGATGGCGGCCGAGGAGGCCGGGTTCGATTTCGCGGTGATCAGTGACCACTATTCGCCGTGGCTGCGCGAGCAGGGGCACGCGCCCAATGCGTGGGTGACGCTGGGGGCCGTCGCGTCGGCCACCCGGCGGATGGGGTTGATGACCTTCGTGACGTGTCCGACCATGCGCTATCACCCGGTGGTCGTGGCACAGCAGGCGGCGACCCTGCAGATTCTGGCGGACGGACGATTCACGCTGGGGCTGGGCAGCGGCGAGAACCTGAACGAGCACGTGGTGGGACAGCGCTGGCCGGGGGTGCGGGAGCGACACGAACGGCTGGCCGAAGCGACGGAGATCATTCGGGCGCTGTTCGGCGGGGAAACCGTGACCCGGCACGGGAAATGGTTCCAGGTGGATACGGCCAAGCTGTGGGATCTTCCGGAAGCGCCTGTGCCGCTTGCCATCGCGGTGTCCGGGGAACGCTCGGTGGAGCAGTTCGCGCCGCTGGCCGACGAGATGGTGTCGAACGCGCCCACAGGGGAGATCATCGAGGCGTGGCACGGCGTGCGGGCGCGGGAACTCGGTGTCGCCGAACCGTGCCGGGTGACCGGGCAGGTGCCGATCTGCTGGGATCCCGACCGGGACACCGCGATTCGGCGCGCACACGAACAGTTCCGGTGGTCGGCCGGCGGGTGGGAGGTCAATACCGATCTGCCGACGCCCGCCGCGTTCGACGCGGCCGCGCAGTTCGTGCGGCCGGAGGATGTGGCCGGGCATATCCCGTGCGGACCCGACCTCGACGCGATCGTCGAGGCCGTACAGCCGTATCGGAAGGCCGGATTCACCGATATCGCGGTCGTGCAGGTGGGCGACGAGCACCAGGAGGAGTTCCTGGCCAAGACGGCGGTGCAGCTGCTGGCAAAACTGCGTGACGCCGATGTGCGGCCGGTATAG
- a CDS encoding cyclopropane mycolic acid synthase family methyltransferase → MPETAPPETAPPDLTPFYEQVQAHYDLSDEFYALFLDPSMTYSCAYFPREGMSLEQAQEAKIDLALGKLGLEPGMTLLDIGCGWGATMLRAAKEYGVRVVGLTLSRNQYEYARARIETLGIANAEVRLQGWEEYDGSPDRIVSIGAFEHFRKARYADFFARCHRMLPEDGRMLLHTIIGHTLAELRARNVPVTRADALFHIFIKREIFPGGQLPQPEVITRMAGAAGFDTARIHALRPHYAHTLDLWAEALRAHRDDAVGLTSEEVYARYMKYLNGCAHYFRTGHLDVMQFTLVKQP, encoded by the coding sequence ATGCCCGAAACAGCACCGCCCGAAACAGCCCCGCCCGATCTCACACCCTTCTACGAACAGGTCCAAGCGCATTACGACCTCTCCGACGAGTTCTACGCGCTGTTCCTCGACCCGTCGATGACCTACAGCTGCGCGTACTTCCCCCGGGAGGGCATGAGCCTGGAACAGGCTCAGGAGGCCAAGATCGATCTGGCACTCGGCAAGCTCGGCCTCGAACCCGGCATGACGTTGCTCGACATCGGTTGCGGGTGGGGCGCGACCATGCTGCGCGCGGCCAAGGAATACGGCGTCCGGGTCGTCGGACTCACGCTCAGCCGCAATCAGTACGAGTATGCGCGCGCCCGCATCGAGACCCTCGGCATCGCGAATGCCGAAGTGCGCCTACAGGGTTGGGAAGAATACGACGGCTCACCCGACCGGATCGTCAGCATCGGGGCGTTCGAGCACTTCCGGAAGGCGCGATACGCCGACTTCTTCGCACGCTGCCATCGCATGCTGCCCGAGGACGGGCGAATGCTGTTGCACACCATCATCGGGCATACGCTCGCCGAGCTGCGGGCCCGGAATGTTCCCGTGACCCGGGCGGACGCGCTCTTCCACATTTTCATCAAGCGTGAGATCTTCCCCGGCGGGCAGCTGCCGCAGCCGGAAGTCATCACGCGCATGGCCGGCGCGGCCGGATTCGACACCGCGCGCATTCACGCGCTGCGCCCGCATTACGCGCACACCCTGGATCTGTGGGCGGAGGCGCTGCGGGCCCACCGCGACGACGCCGTGGGCCTCACCTCGGAGGAGGTGTACGCGCGGTACATGAAGTACCTCAACGGCTGCGCGCACTACTTCCGCACCGGGCATCTGGATGTCATGCAGTTCACGCTCGTGAAGCAGCCGTAA